In one Mesorhizobium australicum genomic region, the following are encoded:
- a CDS encoding ABC transporter ATP-binding protein, whose amino-acid sequence MNANASQPLLRLDCVTRRFGGLIAVNDVSFEIQPGEVKGLIGPNGAGKSTTFDLVTGVRRPSSGEIYFRDQRVTEQPAHTRSPMGMARTFQIVRLFQGLSVLENVQLGLHPRFPDGMLRSLLHYGRLRTQERESRERAMELLSFVGLADRAGHSIEELTLGQLRLIDIARALAADPVLLMLDEPAAGLNDAETRNLGEMLALLRKRGLSMLLVEHDIDFIMQACDTIVVMDHGTRIADGTPAEISRNPEVIAAYIGRRATDAAA is encoded by the coding sequence ATGAACGCGAACGCCTCGCAACCGCTGCTGCGGCTCGATTGCGTCACGCGACGCTTCGGCGGCCTTATCGCGGTCAACGATGTCTCGTTCGAGATCCAGCCCGGTGAGGTCAAGGGCCTGATCGGGCCGAATGGCGCCGGCAAGTCCACCACCTTCGACCTCGTGACAGGCGTCCGTCGGCCGTCATCCGGAGAGATCTATTTCCGGGATCAGCGGGTGACCGAGCAGCCGGCGCACACGCGCAGCCCCATGGGCATGGCCCGCACGTTCCAGATCGTGCGCCTGTTCCAAGGGCTGTCGGTGCTCGAGAACGTACAGCTCGGCCTGCATCCGAGGTTTCCGGACGGCATGCTGCGATCCCTTCTGCACTATGGCCGGCTGAGGACACAGGAACGCGAGAGCCGGGAGAGGGCGATGGAACTGCTCTCCTTCGTCGGCCTCGCCGACCGTGCGGGGCACTCGATCGAGGAGCTGACGCTCGGCCAGCTGAGGCTGATCGACATCGCGCGAGCGCTCGCCGCCGATCCTGTCCTCCTGATGCTCGACGAGCCGGCGGCCGGGCTGAACGACGCCGAAACTCGCAATCTGGGAGAGATGCTCGCCTTGTTGCGTAAGCGCGGACTGTCGATGCTTCTGGTGGAGCACGATATCGATTTCATCATGCAGGCCTGCGACACCATCGTCGTGATGGATCACGGCACCAGGATCGCGGACGGCACGCCAGCGGAGATCAGCCGCAATCCCGAGGTCATCGCGGCCTATATCGGACGGAGGGCGACCGATGCTGCAGCTTGA
- a CDS encoding branched-chain amino acid ABC transporter permease, with protein sequence MANKIVPEAPRAPTILPVLVIVALGIALPFVLTSGFHVRLAMLVWIYAILCMGFNLLYGFSGQISLGQPAFYAIGAYAFAMLQVMAGWGPLMAFAGSLVIVAVLSLLIGLPLLRLRTHYLAMATLAFMLVQNGVANRWIEFTGGQSGVAVPPLEWNGESINRTGIYFVVLALAATVLLVHDFLIRSHLGRAMQAIRDDETAAQALGVRVTRTKLRVLVLSGVMAAIAGICFGITSLRVDPSLSEFHVLVSMLTIVVVGGLGTRFGPILGSVIVVVLPQLLTRFGELETVVYGLFILIFLVFLPHGLSGLLERRDWFGARKSASELEKRPQEIKESVR encoded by the coding sequence ATGGCGAACAAGATCGTGCCCGAGGCGCCGCGTGCACCGACAATCCTGCCGGTGCTGGTCATCGTGGCGCTGGGAATTGCGCTGCCCTTCGTCCTGACGAGCGGCTTCCATGTCAGGCTCGCCATGCTGGTCTGGATCTATGCGATCCTGTGCATGGGCTTCAATCTCCTCTACGGCTTCTCGGGGCAGATCTCGCTCGGCCAGCCGGCCTTCTACGCAATCGGCGCCTATGCCTTCGCGATGCTGCAGGTCATGGCCGGGTGGGGCCCGCTGATGGCGTTTGCGGGGTCGCTTGTGATCGTTGCCGTGCTGTCGCTGCTGATCGGCCTGCCTTTGCTTCGCCTGAGAACCCACTATCTCGCAATGGCGACGCTGGCCTTCATGCTGGTCCAGAACGGCGTCGCCAATCGGTGGATCGAGTTCACCGGCGGCCAGAGCGGCGTCGCGGTGCCGCCGCTGGAGTGGAACGGCGAGTCGATCAACCGCACCGGCATTTACTTCGTCGTCCTGGCCCTGGCCGCCACCGTGTTGCTGGTGCACGACTTCCTGATCCGTTCGCATCTCGGCCGCGCCATGCAGGCGATCCGCGACGACGAAACCGCGGCGCAGGCGCTGGGCGTGCGGGTCACCCGGACAAAGCTGCGCGTCCTCGTCCTTTCCGGCGTCATGGCCGCCATAGCCGGCATCTGCTTCGGCATCACGTCGCTGCGCGTCGACCCGAGCCTGTCCGAGTTCCATGTGCTGGTGTCGATGTTGACCATCGTCGTGGTCGGCGGCCTCGGCACCCGCTTCGGCCCGATCCTCGGCTCCGTCATCGTCGTCGTGCTGCCGCAACTGCTCACCCGCTTCGGCGAGCTGGAAACCGTGGTCTATGGCCTGTTCATTCTCATCTTCCTCGTCTTCCTGCCGCACGGCCTGTCGGGCCTGCTGGAGCGGCGCGACTGGTTCGGCGCGCGCAAGAGCGCGTCGGAGCTGGAGAAACGTCCGCAGGAGATCAAGGAGAGCGTGCGATGA
- a CDS encoding branched-chain amino acid ABC transporter permease — MKFSYLLLAGLTNGSVYGLIGLSLSVVYGSSRVINFAQGEFVMLGAMCAVLFMVTFALPWPLAALAMLAIVVVAALGLDYGIYRPLMRRKAAPLTIMIGTLAGAIVVYGLAFLLWGPDQRYVPPVLSLDPVRLGFLITNSQQISLIVIFFVFLVATWFILYRTRFGLSVRATGVDPKIALLMGIRSERIVQFSFIFSAFISGIAGMMVGPLLGGHVGMGLLLTVKGFMAAILGGLGSPFAAAAGGIAIGLMEALMAGYGTSLYAEPAIFVLILLVLVIRPYGLLGDYEAERR; from the coding sequence ATGAAATTCAGCTACCTGCTGCTTGCAGGACTGACGAACGGCAGCGTCTATGGCCTGATCGGCCTGTCGCTTTCTGTCGTCTACGGCTCGTCGCGCGTCATCAACTTCGCGCAGGGCGAATTCGTCATGCTGGGCGCGATGTGCGCCGTCCTGTTCATGGTCACATTCGCGCTGCCATGGCCTCTTGCGGCGCTTGCCATGCTGGCGATCGTCGTGGTCGCAGCGCTCGGGCTCGACTACGGCATCTATCGGCCGCTGATGCGCCGCAAGGCCGCCCCGCTGACAATCATGATCGGCACGCTTGCCGGCGCTATCGTGGTCTACGGCCTCGCTTTCCTGCTGTGGGGACCCGACCAGCGGTATGTGCCGCCGGTGCTGTCGCTCGACCCGGTGCGGCTTGGCTTCCTCATCACCAATTCGCAGCAGATCTCGCTGATCGTGATCTTCTTCGTCTTCCTCGTGGCGACGTGGTTCATCCTCTACCGAACGCGCTTCGGCCTCTCCGTGCGCGCCACCGGCGTCGATCCGAAGATCGCGCTGCTGATGGGCATCCGTTCCGAGCGCATTGTCCAGTTCTCCTTCATCTTCTCGGCCTTCATCTCCGGCATTGCCGGCATGATGGTCGGCCCCCTGCTCGGCGGCCATGTCGGCATGGGGCTGCTGCTGACCGTGAAGGGCTTCATGGCCGCGATCCTAGGCGGTCTCGGCTCGCCCTTCGCGGCCGCCGCCGGCGGCATCGCGATCGGCCTGATGGAGGCGCTGATGGCCGGCTACGGCACGTCGCTCTATGCCGAGCCCGCGATCTTTGTCCTCATCCTCCTCGTGCTCGTCATCCGGCCCTACGGGCTTCTGGGCGACTACGAAGCGGAGCGGCGCTGA
- a CDS encoding ABC transporter substrate-binding protein, whose translation MTRIGQAFFGSTALAAVALSISMGAASADPLKLVICHVDDRSGSAADTGIESLNGLKMVLDPLNEAGGINGQKIELITYDTKTDPQLAANFGTRCAEDDGGLMIIGGSPSAVANSLVTVANQSKIPLYILAAAAPNVTDNAVYQYRFGPKVTQDSIAVAEAFAANGIKKVAIINNSVPFGISGAASATEELGKKGIEITTQQTYDVAATDVSPQVINLMQSDPEVILVYPYPADGARVVRTIRQMGLKQPVIMPRVGMMKAFRDLAAETGNDVLVPSSVDTTRAEVAEFFKAYAAKYGPLAISPSPVQGYDAGTLAVAVLKDEKVQEAIKGGDVQAARDAIRDATARHGDFTGLQGTANGGYRFSQNHHGPTDTGFFVFVKVAENGAALEAVDSAVALKK comes from the coding sequence ATGACTCGCATCGGCCAGGCATTTTTCGGTTCGACGGCGCTGGCAGCCGTCGCCCTTTCCATAAGCATGGGCGCCGCATCGGCGGATCCGCTCAAGCTCGTGATCTGCCATGTCGACGACCGTTCCGGCTCGGCTGCCGACACCGGCATCGAGAGCCTGAATGGGCTGAAGATGGTGCTCGATCCGCTGAATGAGGCCGGCGGCATCAACGGCCAGAAGATCGAGCTGATCACCTACGACACGAAGACGGACCCGCAGCTCGCCGCCAATTTCGGCACCCGCTGCGCGGAGGACGACGGCGGCCTGATGATCATCGGCGGCAGCCCCTCCGCAGTGGCGAATTCGCTGGTGACGGTGGCCAACCAGAGCAAGATCCCGCTCTACATCCTCGCGGCCGCCGCGCCGAACGTAACCGACAACGCAGTCTACCAGTATCGCTTCGGGCCGAAGGTGACGCAGGACTCGATCGCGGTCGCCGAGGCGTTCGCAGCGAACGGCATCAAGAAGGTGGCGATCATCAACAATTCTGTGCCGTTCGGCATCTCCGGCGCCGCGTCGGCGACGGAAGAGCTCGGCAAGAAGGGCATCGAGATCACCACTCAGCAGACCTATGACGTCGCCGCCACCGACGTATCGCCGCAGGTCATCAACCTGATGCAGAGCGACCCGGAGGTGATCCTCGTCTATCCCTATCCGGCTGACGGCGCTCGCGTCGTGCGCACCATCCGGCAGATGGGGCTGAAGCAGCCGGTGATCATGCCGCGCGTCGGCATGATGAAGGCCTTCCGCGACCTTGCGGCCGAGACGGGCAACGACGTTCTGGTTCCCTCGTCGGTCGATACGACCCGGGCGGAAGTGGCCGAATTCTTCAAGGCATACGCCGCGAAATACGGCCCGCTCGCCATCTCGCCGTCGCCTGTACAGGGATACGACGCAGGCACGCTCGCCGTCGCGGTGCTGAAGGACGAGAAGGTGCAGGAAGCGATCAAGGGCGGCGACGTGCAGGCGGCCCGCGACGCGATCCGCGACGCCACCGCGCGGCACGGCGACTTCACCGGGCTGCAGGGCACGGCGAACGGCGGCTATCGCTTCTCGCAGAACCATCACGGGCCGACCGACACGGGCTTCTTCGTCTTCGTCAAGGTTGCCGAGAACGGCGCTGCGCTCGAGGCCGTGGATTCGGCTGTCGCTCTGAAGAAGTAG
- a CDS encoding alcohol dehydrogenase catalytic domain-containing protein encodes MKVQAAFAAAQHRPIEIAEFDLDGPRDGEVLVEIKAAGLCHSDMSFFDGSRNWHDYPIVLGHEGAGIVREVGPGVASLARGDHVILAGIPECGECPACRSSKTNLCDAYFKPTQRRPFSLHGRPARAFCELGTFANFVTVREWQAAKIRSDVPLDVICCLACAGATGIGSAIFTARMERGASAVVFGLGGIGLNVVEGARLAGASAIIGVDTNPEKEIAGRAIGLTHFLNPRTVPDVVETIRGITGGGADYAFECVGSSAILSQAVESTRIGWGTTVTIGILPGDERVDLRPRALQEGRRLMGSYLGNVKTRSELPLLVDWYAEGKLHLDALISHRIRLDRIADGFGMLSDGRARRVVIGFDEPPHP; translated from the coding sequence ATGAAGGTCCAAGCGGCCTTCGCTGCCGCGCAACACCGGCCGATCGAAATAGCGGAGTTCGACCTCGACGGTCCCCGCGACGGCGAGGTGCTGGTCGAGATCAAGGCAGCGGGTCTCTGCCATTCCGACATGTCCTTCTTCGACGGCTCGCGCAACTGGCACGACTATCCGATCGTGCTCGGTCATGAGGGCGCGGGCATCGTGCGCGAGGTTGGCCCGGGCGTAGCTTCGCTTGCGCGGGGCGACCACGTCATTCTCGCGGGGATTCCCGAATGCGGCGAATGCCCTGCCTGCCGTTCATCCAAAACCAATCTCTGCGACGCCTATTTTAAGCCCACGCAACGCAGGCCGTTTTCCCTGCATGGGCGGCCTGCGCGGGCGTTCTGCGAACTCGGCACGTTTGCAAACTTCGTCACCGTCCGAGAATGGCAGGCGGCGAAGATACGCAGCGACGTGCCGCTCGACGTCATCTGCTGCCTCGCCTGCGCCGGCGCGACCGGCATCGGCTCCGCGATCTTCACCGCCCGCATGGAGCGGGGCGCGTCGGCAGTTGTGTTCGGTCTCGGCGGCATCGGGCTCAACGTTGTCGAGGGCGCGCGCCTCGCCGGCGCAAGCGCCATCATCGGCGTCGACACGAACCCGGAAAAGGAGATCGCCGGCCGGGCGATCGGGCTGACGCATTTCCTCAATCCGCGTACCGTGCCGGACGTCGTCGAAACCATCCGCGGGATCACCGGCGGCGGCGCGGACTACGCATTCGAATGCGTCGGTTCATCGGCCATTCTCTCACAGGCGGTGGAATCGACGCGGATCGGCTGGGGCACGACGGTGACCATCGGCATCCTGCCGGGAGATGAGCGGGTCGACCTGCGCCCGCGCGCCCTGCAGGAAGGACGCCGGCTGATGGGCTCCTACCTCGGCAACGTGAAGACCCGTTCCGAGCTGCCGCTCCTCGTCGACTGGTATGCCGAGGGCAAGCTGCATCTCGACGCCTTGATCTCACACCGGATCAGGCTCGACCGGATCGCAGACGGCTTCGGGATGCTGTCGGACGGCCGTGCACGGCGCGTGGTGATCGGCTTCGATGAGCCGCCTCATCCTTGA
- a CDS encoding acyl-CoA dehydratase activase codes for MKQHVMGVDFGSTTAKTVILDLKGDIVSHSVAHMGAVSGNGVKHSMQEALERAGLTQADIGRTVSTGYGRRMLDEADKNYTEITCHARGAVAMVPGARLVIDIGGQDSKVISVDSNGLVAQFAMNDRCAAGTGKFLEVLARAMEIELADMGGVALEATEKLKISSMCATFAETEVISLLAEGHTKPNVLGAVHKAIATRTLGLVGRVGKKGPVVMTGGVAKNPAAVHYIQDELQMPLILPDLPQIAGALGAALIGLDDYRAENRHLLISEAEDMAREEQMAADKACIPGCRGVPELAIDPREKQPVAGKLKSLVGSLQNHL; via the coding sequence ATGAAGCAGCATGTGATGGGTGTCGACTTCGGCTCCACCACCGCCAAGACGGTCATCCTCGACCTCAAGGGCGACATCGTCTCACACTCGGTTGCGCATATGGGCGCCGTCTCGGGCAACGGCGTCAAGCACTCGATGCAGGAGGCTCTGGAGCGTGCCGGGCTGACGCAGGCGGACATCGGCCGCACGGTATCGACCGGCTACGGGCGACGCATGCTCGACGAAGCCGACAAGAACTACACCGAGATCACTTGCCACGCCCGCGGCGCGGTCGCGATGGTGCCGGGCGCGCGGCTCGTCATCGATATCGGCGGCCAAGACAGCAAGGTGATCTCGGTCGATTCCAACGGCCTGGTGGCGCAATTCGCCATGAACGACCGTTGTGCGGCCGGCACCGGCAAGTTTCTCGAAGTGCTCGCCCGCGCCATGGAGATCGAGCTCGCCGACATGGGCGGCGTGGCGTTGGAAGCGACGGAGAAGCTCAAGATATCGTCGATGTGCGCCACCTTCGCCGAGACCGAAGTGATCTCGCTGCTTGCCGAGGGTCATACCAAGCCGAACGTGCTCGGCGCGGTGCACAAGGCGATCGCGACGCGCACTCTTGGACTTGTCGGCCGTGTCGGCAAGAAGGGTCCGGTGGTGATGACCGGCGGCGTCGCCAAGAACCCTGCGGCCGTGCATTACATCCAGGACGAGCTGCAGATGCCGCTGATCCTGCCCGACCTGCCGCAGATCGCCGGCGCGCTCGGCGCAGCCCTGATCGGGCTTGACGACTACAGGGCCGAGAACAGACATCTCCTGATCTCCGAAGCCGAGGATATGGCGCGCGAGGAACAGATGGCAGCCGACAAGGCATGCATTCCCGGGTGCCGGGGCGTGCCGGAACTGGCGATCGACCCGCGCGAGAAACAACCTGTCGCGGGCAAGCTCAAGTCTTTGGTCGGCTCGCTCCAGAATCATCTCTGA
- a CDS encoding 2-hydroxyacyl-CoA dehydratase subunit D: MNIAVRSPFEEKKANKLQSTRIAGKLVNDYWEMVWRAKEEGKLVCWYEGSAINPFLEAADICWVHGEAYSAMLAARHQEGTAQRVAEERGYMRELCSYARTHLGCAVSNQRLRGDNAGAAPDEDDLTWKLPPPDMIISAYAYCSTGQQWDEMTSRVFGKKIPIFNVSLPWIWGSKPDAGYLRGQEWEETSTYVERQLFDMVKFIEERTGKPYPWDRLYSLMADIRRASELRLEAMELCTAQPAPASFFDWVVSIAPINNLPVPGVKQYFETVLAEVKQRVKDGEGAVPDEKYRLFFDGIMNWNKVGWLANKFARWDAAVVAGRYTHMAFWQEPGLIDPNAPVRGMAQNYLICPNNHAAPILIELIMGLCKKFKVDGMVIHASRTCRAFTNPQFMIAEAAQKRLGIPSSMFEGDVTDESFYKDELLNSRVEAMLEAIESRRMAAA; this comes from the coding sequence ATGAATATCGCCGTGAGATCGCCCTTCGAGGAGAAGAAGGCCAACAAGCTTCAGTCGACCCGCATCGCCGGCAAGCTCGTCAACGACTATTGGGAGATGGTCTGGCGGGCCAAGGAGGAGGGCAAGCTCGTCTGCTGGTACGAGGGTTCGGCCATCAATCCGTTCCTCGAGGCCGCCGACATCTGCTGGGTGCATGGCGAAGCCTATTCCGCGATGCTGGCGGCGCGCCACCAGGAAGGCACCGCCCAGCGCGTGGCGGAGGAGCGCGGCTACATGCGCGAGCTCTGCTCCTATGCCCGCACCCATCTCGGCTGCGCGGTGTCGAACCAGCGCCTGCGCGGCGACAATGCCGGCGCGGCGCCGGACGAGGATGATCTGACCTGGAAGCTGCCGCCGCCGGACATGATCATTTCAGCCTATGCCTACTGCTCCACGGGGCAGCAGTGGGACGAGATGACCAGCCGCGTCTTCGGCAAGAAGATCCCGATCTTCAACGTTTCGCTGCCCTGGATCTGGGGGTCCAAGCCGGATGCCGGCTATCTGCGCGGGCAGGAATGGGAGGAGACGTCGACCTATGTCGAGCGCCAGCTCTTCGACATGGTGAAGTTCATCGAGGAACGCACCGGCAAGCCTTATCCCTGGGATCGTCTCTACTCGCTGATGGCCGACATCCGGCGCGCCTCGGAGTTGCGGCTGGAGGCGATGGAGCTCTGCACCGCCCAGCCGGCGCCCGCCAGCTTCTTCGACTGGGTCGTGTCGATCGCGCCGATCAACAACCTGCCGGTGCCGGGCGTGAAGCAGTATTTCGAGACCGTGCTCGCCGAAGTGAAGCAGCGCGTCAAGGATGGCGAGGGCGCCGTGCCTGACGAGAAGTATCGCCTGTTCTTCGACGGCATCATGAACTGGAACAAGGTCGGCTGGCTGGCCAACAAGTTCGCCCGCTGGGATGCCGCGGTCGTTGCCGGCCGCTACACCCACATGGCCTTCTGGCAGGAGCCCGGCCTGATTGATCCGAACGCTCCGGTGCGCGGCATGGCGCAGAACTATCTGATCTGCCCCAACAACCATGCGGCGCCGATCCTGATCGAGCTGATCATGGGGCTGTGCAAGAAGTTCAAGGTCGACGGCATGGTCATCCATGCCTCGCGCACCTGCCGCGCCTTCACCAACCCGCAGTTCATGATCGCAGAAGCGGCGCAGAAGCGCCTGGGCATTCCGTCGTCGATGTTTGAGGGCGATGTAACCGACGAGAGCTTCTACAAGGACGAGCTCTTGAACAGCCGCGTCGAGGCGATGCTCGAGGCGATCGAGTCGCGCAGGATGGCCGCGGCCTGA
- a CDS encoding 2-hydroxyacyl-CoA dehydratase subunit D — protein MDRQAIIDRFAEAARDPLGYARAWKERTGRKVIGSFPMNFPGELAHAANTLPMILQESDEPITLGHGLLFPFYCGYTRSMVDQAVRGDFGVLDAIMFGDHCVQLLGAADAIRMQLTETRVIFFQLISSMCDPWTQGRSEESFTKLKEELEDFVGAPVEDEALHASIRLFNRNRGLIRRLYDMRKTGTAPLGSVEMQHVVKSSMIMDKAEHTELLEALVASFEDGGLRPTRNVRLHLSGHFCQAPKPEVLRMIEECGVTVVGDDLYHGFRYISTDVPEQGDPISGLARWYMDRNTGVPCPTRVQNNVDWDAYLLNAIRDERAQGMIVLMAKFCEPHMYYYPEVKEAFEKAGVPHLLIETEHDGMALESMKTRVETFVEVVKHRQAA, from the coding sequence TTGGACAGACAAGCGATCATCGACCGTTTCGCGGAAGCAGCCCGGGACCCGCTCGGTTATGCGAGAGCCTGGAAGGAGCGGACGGGCCGCAAGGTCATCGGCTCGTTTCCGATGAACTTTCCCGGCGAGCTCGCGCACGCCGCCAACACGCTGCCGATGATCCTGCAGGAAAGCGACGAGCCGATCACGCTCGGTCATGGCCTGCTCTTTCCGTTCTACTGCGGCTACACGCGGTCCATGGTCGACCAGGCGGTCCGCGGCGACTTCGGGGTTCTCGACGCGATCATGTTCGGCGACCATTGCGTGCAGCTGCTCGGCGCCGCCGACGCGATCCGCATGCAGCTGACCGAGACGCGCGTCATCTTCTTCCAGCTCATCTCCTCAATGTGCGATCCCTGGACGCAAGGGCGCTCGGAGGAGAGCTTCACGAAGCTGAAGGAGGAACTCGAAGACTTCGTCGGCGCCCCGGTCGAGGACGAGGCGCTGCATGCGTCGATCCGGCTGTTCAACCGCAATCGCGGCCTGATCCGCCGCCTCTACGACATGCGCAAGACCGGCACCGCGCCGCTCGGCTCCGTCGAGATGCAGCACGTCGTCAAATCGTCGATGATCATGGACAAGGCAGAGCATACGGAGCTGCTCGAAGCGCTCGTGGCTTCCTTCGAGGATGGGGGGCTGCGGCCGACGCGGAACGTGCGGCTGCACCTGTCCGGCCATTTCTGTCAGGCGCCGAAGCCGGAAGTGCTGCGGATGATCGAGGAGTGCGGCGTGACCGTCGTGGGCGACGATCTCTACCACGGCTTTCGCTACATCTCGACGGATGTTCCCGAGCAGGGCGATCCGATCTCCGGTCTCGCCCGCTGGTACATGGACCGCAATACCGGCGTGCCGTGCCCGACGCGCGTCCAGAACAATGTCGACTGGGACGCCTACCTTCTGAACGCGATCCGCGACGAGCGCGCCCAGGGCATGATCGTCCTGATGGCCAAGTTCTGCGAGCCGCACATGTACTACTACCCCGAGGTCAAGGAGGCCTTCGAGAAGGCCGGCGTGCCGCATCTGCTCATCGAGACCGAGCATGACGGTATGGCCCTCGAAAGCATGAAGACCAGGGTCGAGACCTTCGTCGAAGTCGTGAAGCACCGCCAAGCCGCCTGA
- a CDS encoding CaiB/BaiF CoA transferase family protein, with amino-acid sequence MGPLQGVRIVEMSNIGPGPFCGMLLADLGAEVVSVQRLSTGDLGFDIGLRYDLLNRSKQAAAVDLKSPEGVAVVREMIASADMVIEGFRPGVMERLGLGPEVCLADNPRLVYGRMTGWGQDGPLAQMAGHDINYIAMTGALAAIGPKGGAPAVPLNLVGDFAGGSLYLAMGLLAALVEARQSGRGQVVDAAMVDGVASMLTMHLGYRQAKFWNLDRGTNSVDGGSPWYTTYATKDGRWMAVGAVETRFYREFVRILGLDVATLPGQHDHTRWDELRTIFATEFAKKTRDEWELLFEGTDACVSPVLDMDEAPHHRTANARGTFVQRDGLTEPAPAPRFSRTAATIRNSPPDARQTTASTLSAWGIDPARIARLSADGVIAAPDA; translated from the coding sequence ATGGGTCCGCTGCAGGGTGTCAGGATCGTCGAGATGTCCAACATCGGCCCGGGCCCTTTCTGCGGCATGCTTCTCGCGGATCTCGGAGCCGAGGTTGTGAGCGTGCAGCGGCTGTCGACAGGCGATCTCGGCTTCGACATCGGCCTGCGCTACGACCTCCTGAACCGGTCGAAACAGGCCGCCGCGGTCGATCTGAAGTCACCGGAAGGCGTCGCCGTGGTGCGCGAGATGATCGCCTCGGCGGACATGGTGATCGAAGGCTTCCGCCCGGGCGTCATGGAACGGCTGGGGCTCGGCCCGGAAGTCTGCCTCGCCGACAATCCGCGCCTCGTCTACGGGCGGATGACCGGCTGGGGCCAGGACGGTCCGCTGGCGCAGATGGCCGGTCACGACATCAACTACATCGCGATGACCGGAGCACTCGCGGCGATCGGGCCGAAGGGCGGCGCCCCTGCCGTGCCGCTCAACCTTGTCGGAGATTTCGCTGGCGGCTCGCTCTACCTGGCCATGGGCCTGCTCGCCGCGCTGGTGGAAGCACGCCAGTCCGGCAGGGGCCAGGTCGTCGACGCGGCCATGGTCGACGGCGTCGCCAGCATGCTGACCATGCATCTCGGCTACCGGCAGGCGAAGTTCTGGAACCTCGACCGGGGAACCAACAGCGTCGATGGCGGATCCCCATGGTACACCACCTACGCCACGAAGGACGGTCGCTGGATGGCGGTCGGCGCTGTGGAGACACGCTTCTATCGCGAGTTCGTCCGCATCCTCGGCCTGGACGTTGCGACGCTCCCCGGCCAGCACGACCACACCCGCTGGGACGAGCTTCGCACGATCTTCGCCACGGAGTTCGCAAAGAAGACAAGGGACGAGTGGGAACTGCTGTTCGAGGGCACGGATGCATGCGTGTCGCCGGTGCTCGACATGGACGAGGCGCCACACCACCGCACCGCCAATGCGCGCGGCACCTTCGTGCAGCGCGACGGCCTCACCGAGCCGGCGCCGGCGCCGCGCTTCAGCCGCACCGCCGCGACGATCAGGAACTCGCCGCCGGATGCGCGCCAGACGACGGCTTCGACCTTGTCCGCCTGGGGCATCGATCCGGCGCGCATCGCGCGGCTGTCGGCGGACGGGGTGATCGCCGCGCCGGACGCTTGA
- a CDS encoding TetR/AcrR family transcriptional regulator, producing the protein MQSKPPPRAAARRLPRDQRVAVILQTARSVLRDRGSEQFLTSEVAERCGTSEATIYKYFPTKRDLLIKAAEDWFEEFLSDDYPARTSGPLKDRLYHAIWWALSFIRREPALSRFVLMELRADPAYRTMRIYQQNREVVERVMGVVEDGRKSGIVRDDIPMRLMRDMIFGAIEHQTWAYLRREGDFSVDDSAGWITEVILGGIVVNQPADRHLSEAVDMLEKVTASLRKQAGPKR; encoded by the coding sequence ATGCAGTCGAAGCCGCCACCACGCGCCGCCGCACGGCGACTGCCGCGCGACCAGAGGGTCGCGGTGATCCTGCAGACCGCCCGATCGGTGCTGCGGGACCGAGGTTCCGAGCAATTCCTGACCTCCGAGGTCGCCGAACGCTGCGGCACGTCGGAAGCCACGATCTACAAATACTTCCCGACCAAGCGCGACCTGCTGATCAAGGCTGCGGAGGACTGGTTCGAGGAGTTTCTCAGCGACGACTATCCCGCCCGCACCAGCGGCCCGCTGAAGGACCGGCTCTATCACGCCATCTGGTGGGCCCTGTCGTTCATCCGCCGCGAGCCGGCGCTGTCGCGCTTCGTGCTGATGGAACTGCGCGCCGATCCCGCCTACCGGACCATGCGCATTTACCAACAGAACCGCGAGGTGGTTGAGCGGGTCATGGGTGTCGTCGAGGACGGCCGCAAGAGCGGTATCGTGCGCGACGACATCCCGATGCGGCTGATGCGCGACATGATCTTCGGCGCGATCGAGCACCAGACCTGGGCCTATCTCCGCCGGGAAGGCGATTTCTCGGTTGACGATTCTGCCGGGTGGATCACCGAGGTGATCCTGGGCGGCATCGTCGTGAACCAGCCCGCGGACCGGCATCTGTCCGAAGCGGTCGACATGCTGGAGAAGGTGACGGCGTCGCTGAGGAAGCAGGCCGGCCCAAAACGCTGA